Proteins from a genomic interval of Rosa chinensis cultivar Old Blush chromosome 2, RchiOBHm-V2, whole genome shotgun sequence:
- the LOC112185319 gene encoding LOW QUALITY PROTEIN: uncharacterized protein LOC112185319 (The sequence of the model RefSeq protein was modified relative to this genomic sequence to represent the inferred CDS: inserted 2 bases in 2 codons; deleted 3 bases in 2 codons; substituted 4 bases at 4 genomic stop codons): protein MRLNMTEKDRNHVTTIGRDHRATIPIPGVGSSGAPSSSSSTSSSSPASPSPLSGSSSEKFRPELLLRWPTVTKTAVTADSPVTISVREVVXLPDQSLVLLNYPRTGRLFTKEEIDCIYFSANDLSAPPLFKQPPLDMDGEDPYNQIIRCPLQSGDGFRVSVGFKKXNGDVTSVPTYTWDSLAYDAVIDHDNNTVVLVKGLNLRPDRVSNASRYERLYGWDFSTSNHLLQSNVVSLAQEFVRCIVECVDQEQTWGEXCGREGLSXVXRKKWRTTIVDTIARQGLRPGLVEPPRNKEHGMCICSMVRNQGRFLKEYWVIYHAEMGVQRWFIYDNNSDDETDVVIELLQSGNYNITRHLWPWIKTQEAGFVHCALRPRKTCQWVDVDEFFHMPSGLLLHDVLPNQSKYGYGEVQAWCYIFGQSGLKSVPIQGVTVGYTCCVAXPDRHKSIVKPEALDSTLMNVVHHFKLRNGYEAVKLADRGVLVINHYKYLVWEVFKEKFYRRVATYVADWPEEQNVGSKDRAPELGTKEVEPPDWPERFCEVNDTGLRNRVLKNLADPYTRLLPWQEGYQKHEKRRVRRRKRKRRKHRGYLIMTLVLNPTIPHSAFFFSSQHKPFTLSDPKHPSTMVREEEPKQSPKTQPRESNPVEIGSGPSGNSLMFSPRFKSAAAMAGWDEESLLIASLVVDDTPEQDIKQKKRSVFRSKTPPTNSSRRKRRVQRKSPVSIPVAVLDLDSEETTKEESVKEKVEPEIVVVNEEKKTGEYEKMGESSGASCSSSNLPCMDKLRDELSCAICLEICFEPSTTPCGHSFCKKCLRSAADKCGKRCPKCRQLMSNGRSCTVNTVLWNTIQLLFPQEVEARKAAGALNSREEGEREIPDKAFSSSNSRNQSRRVSGRDVAVRRRRVVLSQDDDEDDPAPLAIRLQMREAENQNRGLGSLARPVRISSGREIRPIISSRDANPTSSRRVPNQHEDAALALRLQREEFMEAFRGTSSDQSSASLSLARANLRAMASRATNRGAATRFM, encoded by the exons ATGCGTTTGAATATGACTGAAAAG GATCGAAACCACGTAACAACAATAGGAAGAGACCACCGCGCAACGATACCAATTCCTGGAGTAGGATCTTCTGGTgcaccatcttcatcttcttcaacctcctcctcctctccggCTTCACCTTCTCCACTTTCCGGCTCCTCTTCGGAA AAATTTCGACCAGAACTATTGCTTAGATGGCCAACTGTAACAAAAACCGCCGTAACCGCCGACTCTCCAGTCACCATTTCCGTCCGAGAAGTAG ACCTGCCGGACCAGTCACTGGTTTTACTAAACTACCCTCGAACCGGTCGCTTATTTACAAAGGAGGAAATCGACTGCATTTACTTCTCAGCTAATGACCTCTCCGCCCCGCCTCTCTTCAAGCAACCGCCGCTCGACATGGATGGCGAGGATCCCTACAACCAGATCATACGGTGCCCGCTGCAGTCCGGAGAtggctttagggtttcagtTGGTTTTAAAAAGTAAAACGGCGACGTAACGTCTGTGCCGACGTACACGTGGGACTCACTGGCGTACGATGCTGTCATTGACCACGACAACAACACCGTCGTTTTAGTGAAAGGCCTCAACTTAAGGCCAGATAGGGTTTCAAATGCCTCGAGATACGAGCGCTTGTACGGCTGGGATTTCAGCACGTCCAACCATTTGTTGCAGTCCAACGTCGTTTCTTTGGCGCAGGAGTTCGTACGGTGTATCGTTGAGTGTGTTGATCAGGAGCAAACGTGGGGTGAATGATGCGGACGTGAAGGTCTCAGTTAGGTTTAAAGGAAGAAGTGGAGAACAACAATAGTGGACACTATAGCCCGGCAGGGGCTCCGGCCCGGACTCGTCGAACCGCCCCGGAATAAAGAGCACGGAATGTGTATATGCTCC ATGGTGAGGAACCAGGGTCGGTTCTTGAAGGAATATTGGGTCATATACCATGCTGAAATGGGAGTGCAACGTTGGTTTATTTACGACAACAATAGTGATGATGAAACTGATGTCGTTATTGAGCTTCTACAGAGTGGGAACTACAACATTACCCGGCACCTCTGGCCTTGGATCAAGACCCAGGAGGCCGGGTTCGTGCATTGCGCGTTACGGCCGCGCAAGACGTGCCAGTGGGTTGATGTGGACGAGTTTTTTCACATGCCTTCGGGGTTATTATTACATGACGTGCTGCCCAACCAGTCCAAGTATGGTTATGGTGAGGTTCAGGCTTGGTGCTATATTTTTGGGCAGTCGGGCCTCAAGAGTGTCCCGATTCAGGGCGTGACGGTAGGGTACACTTGTTGCGTGG GCCCGGATAGGCACAAGAGCATTGTGAAGCCGGAGGCGTTGGATTCGACATTGATGAATGTGGTGCACCATTTCAAACTTAGAAATGGTTACGAGGCAGTGAAA CTAGCGGATAGGGGAGTGTTGGTTATCAATCACTACAAGTACCTAGTGTGGGAGGTTTTTAAGGAGAAGTTCTATAGGAGAGTGGCGACCTATGTGGCGGACTGGCCGGAGGAGCAGAATGTGGGTTCCAAGGATCGAGCCCCGGAATTGGGGACGAAGGAGGTGGAGCCACCGGATTGGCCGGAGAGGTTTTGCGAGGTTAATGACACTGGACTTAGGAACCGGGTGTTGAAGAACTTGGCTGATCCGTATACAAGGCTTTTGCCGTGGCAGGAGGGTTATCAAAAACATGAGAAGAGAAGGgtgagaaggagaaagagaaagagacgaAAGCATAGAGGGTATTTAATTATGACTCTTGTGTTG AACCCTACCATTCCCCACTCtgcctttttcttctcttcacaACACAAACCCTTCACTTTGTCCGATCCAAAACACCCATCAACAATGGTGAGAGAAGAAGAACCGAAACAGAGCCCAAAAACTCAACCAAGAGAATCGAACCCAGTTGAGATCGGAAGTGGCCCGAGTGGGAACAGCTTGATGTTCAGTCCCAGATTCAAATCGGCGGCGGCCATGGCCGGTTGGGACGAAGAGTCTCTCCTGATAGCAAGCCTTGTCGTTGACGACACGCCGGAGCAAGATATTAAGCAGAAGAAACGATCTGTTTTCCGGTCCAAGACTCCACCCACCAATTCATCAAGAAG AAAGCGGAGAGTTCAGCGAAAGAGCCCGGTTTCGATCCCAGTGGCTGTTCTTGACCTTGATAGTGAAGAAACTACAAAAGAGG AGAGTGTGAAAGAGAAGGTAGAGCCTGaaattgttgttgtgaatgaagaaaagaaaacaggaGAATATGAGAAGATGGGTGAGAGCTCTGGTGCTTCGTGCTCAAGCTCGAATCTTCCTTGCATGGATAAGCTCAGGGATGAGCTTTCTTGTGCT aTCTGCTTGGAGATTTGCTTTGAACCCAGTACAACTCCTTGTGGACACAG CTTCTGTAAGAAATGCTTGCGATCGGCTGCTGATAAATGTGGGAAGAGGTGCCCCAAATGCAGGCAGCTAATGAG CAATGGAAGATCTTGCACCGTGAACACAGTTCTATGGAACACGATTCAGCTTCTGTTTCCTCAAGAAGTTGAAGCAAGGAAAGCAGCTGGAGCCTTGAACAGTCGTGAAGAAGGTGAGCGGGAAATCCCTGATAAGGCCTTTAGTAGTAGCAACTCGAGGAATCAAAGCAGAAGAGTATCTGGCAGAGATGTGGCTGTAAGGAGAAGAAGGGTAGTGTTGAGCCAAGATGATGATGAGGACGATCCTGCACCACTAGCTATAAGGTTACAAATGAGAGAAGCAGAGAATCAAAATCGAGGACTAGGCAGCTTGGCTCGACCAGTAAGGATATCATCAGGCAGAGAAATTAGGCCTATAATATCAAGCAGAGATGCAAATCCGACGAGTAGTAGAAGGGTGCCAAACCAACATGAGGATGCTGCATTAGCTCTGAGATTACAGAGGGAGGAGTTTATGGAGGCTTTTAGGGGAACCAGCAGTGATCAATCAAGTGCCTCTCTTTCGTTGGCTAGAGCAAACCTGAGAGCCATGGCATCTAGAGCCACTAACCGTGGTGCTGCAACCCGATTTATGTAG